The sequence below is a genomic window from Polyangiaceae bacterium.
TAGCGCACACCGGCGGCGTAGACCTTGCCTTTGCCGATGGTGATGGCCAACACCTGTTCGAAGTCCGGTCCGCCGAACTGGTAGGTCCACAGCTCGTTGCCGTCGGAGTCGTATTTGCGAACGAAGCCGTCAGCGCCGCCTCCGCTGCTGCAGCCTACCTGCCCGCTCACGTAGCCGCCCACGTAGACATTGCCCAACACGTCGGCCACGATGCCGAAGCCCGCGTCAGCGCCGGCGGTGCCGAACTGCCGCGTCCAGAGCTCATTGCCGGCGGGGCTCACCTTGCTCACGAAGCCGTCCCAACCCCCCGCATTGGGAGCGGCCAGGTCGCCCTCGGTGTAGCCGGTGACGTAGGCGCTGCCGATGAGGTCCGTGGCCACGGAATAGCCCTGATCCGCGGCGCTGGTGCCGAACTGATGTGTCCACTGCACGCCGCCGATGCCGTCGAGCTTGCGCACGTAGGCGTCGCTGCTGCCGGCATTGGCTCCCGCGTCGTCGTCCCCCAGCCAGCCCAGGGTGCGTCCGGTGGCGTAGACGTTGTCGTACTTGTCGGCCGCCACCGAGAGCACGTAGTCGTCTTCGGAAGTGCCGAACTGGTGCGTCCACGCCACCGTGGGCGCCGTGGCTCCATCGGTCAGCTTGCGTACGTAGCCGTCGAATTTCCCCTGGCTCGCGCCGGTCAGGCCCTTCGCGGTGATGCCTCCCACGAGGACGTTTCCGCTCCAGTCCATGGCGATGCCATAGGCGTCCTCGTTGCCGCCGCTGGTGCTGCCGAACTGGTGCGTCCAGAGCTCATTTGCGGAAGGGCTCACCTTGCGCACGTAGGCGTCGCTGCCGCCGTAGCTGGTGGCGCCCAGGGTGCCGTCGGTGACGCCCGCCACGAACGCGTTGCCGCTGCTGTCGGTGACGACGGCGTACGCGCGGTCGCTCAGCGGAGTGCCGAAGCTCTTGTTCCAAGTGGGGACGTGGGTGGGCAGCCCGGTCCACGGCAGGCAACCCGCGTCAGCGCCCGCGACGCCGCCACTGCCGGCCATGCCCCCGCTGCCGGCGCTGGCGTCGGTTCCGGCGTCCATTCCCGAACTGCCCCCCGTCGCGCCGCCGGTGCCCCCCGTCGCGCCGCCGGTGCCCCCCGTCGCGCCGCCGGTGCCCCCCGTCGCGCCGCCGGTGCCCCCGGAGCTGGTGCCCCCGGAGCTGGCACCCCCCGAGCTGGCTCCGCCCGTGCTCTTCCCGCCGGATCCTTGATGGTTGTTGTCGTTGTCGTTGTTGCCGCCGCCGCAGGCCGCGATCACCACGATGCCGAGCCCAAGAAGTGCCGCCCTCATGCTGACTACGCTACCCGCGCGACACCAGCGGCGAAGTAGTGAATTCCGCTATCCGCCTCGACCTGCGCGCCGTCGGCGGCCCGTGAGGTTCCGCGGCGAACCAACATTTGGCTGGAACGGCGACGACTACTGCATGGGTGCGGCGCCACCCAAGAGAGAGGGCGGCGCGGCCACGGGTGGAGGCGCGGCGGCGGGCGTCTGCGCAGTCTTGATCTCCTCCTGAAGCTCCTCCACCACCTTCGGGGGCAGTCGCTTCTGGAGCTCGCAGGCCGAAGGGAAGCCCGCGGCGCACGCGACCACGATGAAGCGCGCGCCGCGCTTCGGATCGCGCTTGATGCCTTTGCCCTGGATGTACGCGATGCCCGCGAGCAGACAGGACGAGAGCTCTCCGGATTGACACAGCCGCTCCGCCAAGGCGACGCCTTCCTTCACCTTGCCCTTGCCACCGGCGCCCAGCGTGAGCGCCCGCGCGCGCATCGAGCACGCCTGTAGCGAGCCCATCTGCTCGCACGCGGTGTGCAACATCTCGAGGCCGCGATCCATGTCGCGGCTGACGCCGCGGCCTTCGATCAGCGCGGCGCCCAGATAGCCGCAGCCGTTGCCGTCTCCCCCCTCGCAGCCCTTCTTGAACAAGGGCGTCGCGCGATCGGGATCCGGCTTGCCGTCGAGGCCCTGCATCACCATGCCGCCGAGCAAGGTGCAGCCGGGCGGGAAGCCTTGGTCGCAGGTGTCCTTCGCCCGCGCGACCGCCTTCTTGGGGTCGTGGGCGATGGGACCGGCGCCGCTGGCCTCCAGCATGGCCAGGGTGGTGCAGGCGTGGGCGCTGCCCGATTCACAGGCGTCGGTCACCAGCTTCGCGCCCTTCTTTTCGTCGTGGGGCAAGCCCGGGGCTCCCACCAGCATGGCGCGGCCCACGGCAGCGCAGCCGTCCGGCAGCCCGTGGTCGCAGGCGCGCTGGAAGTAGCTGATGGCCTTCTGCGGGTTGGGCCGCTCGCTGCCCCCGCCGGAGTAGAGCTCTCCCAGCAGGGCGCAGCCGGCGGGCGGTGCGTCCTCGCAGGCGTGCTCCAGGGCACGCACTCCGCGCGCCGTGTTCTGCTCCGCCCCGACGCCGGTGAGATAGCTCATGCCCACGTAGGCACAGGCATCCGTGAGGTCGCCGTTGCACGCCTTCTCGAAGATGCCAAACGCCTTCTTTGCGTCGCGCTCGACACCGCCTTGGCCTTGATAGAGCAGAATCGCCTTGCCCAGGCAGCCGCGCTCCTCGCCCTTCTTGCAGGAGGCTTCGAAGTACTCCCGGGCCTTCTCGGCGTCGCGCTTCACCCCCAGGCCGTTCAGGTAGGCCAGGCCCAAGAGCGCGCAACCGCGTTGCTCGTCCGCCTTGCAGGCACCCTCCGCGAGCTGGATGCCGCGCTTGGGGTCATGACCCTTGCCGCCGCGGCCGAAGATCAGCAAATGGCCGAGCCCCGCGCAGCCGAGCTGGTTACCCTTGCCACAGGCCGTTTCGAAGCTCTTGGCCGCGGCGTCCACGTTGCGGGGTACGCCCTTGCCGTTGTACTGGGCGCGGCCGATGCGGGCGCAACCCTCGGGGCTTCCAGCGGTGCAGGCCTTGTCGAAATAGCGGGCGGCGCGGATGAAGTCGGGGTTCTTGCCTTCGGAGTAGTCGCGGCCGAGCTTCACGCAGGCGTCCACGTCCGGCGGGACGCGCGAGCAAAGCTCGGTACAAGCGGCCTGCTCGCCCCCCTTGCAAGCGTCCTGGAGCGCCTGGAGGTCACCCGCGTGCGCGCTGCGCCACCACAGCCAGAAGATGATGCCGATGGCGGCCGCGGCCGTGAGGCCGATGGCGGTCCACACCACCGGCGCGTTGGATTCCTGCTCGTAGGTCGTCAAAGCGCGCGCAGCCTAGCCGCTTGACCCCGCAAACTTCACAAAAAACGCCGCTCCCGGCGCATTGTCGCCCGATGATTGGGACCGGGTCCTGTAAAGTGGCCCCGAATCATGACCGAGGTCGCCACTTACCAAGCTTTCGCCAAGTCCCACCCCCCCGATACACAGGTGCAGGCCGTCTTGAAGGAGAAGTCCGCGCTCGGCTTCACGGTGCTGGTGCAGGGCACCGAGCTGTCCGGGACGATCCAGATGCAGGACATCGGCTCCGATCAGGACGATAGGGAGCTCCGGCACAAGTACACCGAACCGGGCGAGACCTTTCGCTGCTTCGTGAAACGAGTCGACGCCAGCGAAAGCAAAGTGCTGCTGACGATGATCGATCCCGCGAACGATCCGTGGCGGCGGCTCCCCGAGTCACTCGACGTGGGCTCCAAGGTCCAAGCCAAGGTGGTGGGATCCTCGCGCAACGGGTACGACCTCGAGATCGCCAAGGGTGTCGTCGGGCTGTTGCCGATCTCCGAGCTGGCCTGGGACCCGAAGAGCGCGCCGGGGCTGAAGGACGATGCCACGGTGGAGGTGGTCATCGCGGAGATCGCGCGCGGCGATCGACGGTTGGTGCTGAGCCGTCGGCGTCTGACGCGTCGGCCCGTTCGCGACTTCCATTCCGAGGACGTGGAGTGGGAGCGAGCCGTGGCTGCTGGAGCGACGGCCGACGAAGAAGCGCGCTTTCGGCGGCGGCTGTGGTTCGATCTGCTGGGAGCGGGCGTGGATGCGAGCGAACCGCGAGAGCCCGAGGGGTCGGATCCGCGGCCCCAAGAAACGCTGCGCATCTCCCGAGAGGGCGCCGACGGCGTCGTGATGGAGGCGGAGGGAGCCGGGCAATCCGTGGTGCTGTATCGCGACGGCAAGGTCGTCGGAGAAGCGCCGTTCGACCGTCGCTTCACTGCCGTGACCGAAGTGCGCCGCAGCACAGGCTGACCTCACGCCAGCGTGGTTCCGCGGCGAACCGACAAAAGAAAAGCGGCGCCGGTCCGGAGACCAGCGCCGCAGGGGTGGAGGTGGCGAGGGTGATCAGAACTGGCCGCAGAAGTCTCCCAGGCCGGGCACGGTGACGCAGGCCTTGGGCGTACCGCTGGTCATGTCGATGCTGCCCGAGGCGATGGTGGTGCAGCTGTTGTTGGTGGTGCAGTACTGGCCGCTCACGTCGCCGTACAGGCCGCTGTTGCCGATCTTGACCGTGACCTCGCCCACGAAGGTGCCGTAGTCGAAGTCGGGGATGGTCACCTTCTGCTCGCAGGTCTTCACCTTCTGGCAGGAGGCCGGAACGCTGCACGAAGCAGCCACCTGGCAGGTGTTGGCGACGCTGCAGCTGTTCTCCACGTTGCAGCTCTTGGCCACCTGGCAGGTCTTGGCCTTTTCGCACTTGCAGTTGGTGAAGCCGCCGCTGATGCACGAGCCGGCACACTCCGCCCAGCCGCTCAGGACCTTCACGCCGCACTGGGCCGCACTGGTCACCGTCGTGTACCCGCACGCGGCGCCATCCTTGGCGTAGGTGTAGCCGCACTTGGCGCCGTCCTTCACGTAGCTAGTGCCGCACTGGGCCGCGCTGGTAACGGTCTTGTAGCCGCAGGCCGCGCCGCTGGTGACGGTCTGGTAGCCGCACACGGCAGCGTCGGTCACGGCCTCGGTGCCGCACACGGCCGCGTCCGTCACCCACTGCGCGATCTCCTTGCCGGCGACGATGGGGATCGAAACCTGGGCCTTGCCCTGGATGTCGACGCCGTTCTTGGTGATGTTGCCGCTCATGTCCACCAGCGAGAGGGGCGTCTGGAACTTGCCGCTGACGAACATGCCCGTGGAGTCGAGCTTGGCGTGGGCGTTGGCGGACAGGTCGATGCCTTTGACCGCGAGCTGGCCGTCCATGGTCACGTACCAATTGGTGGGGGTGCCGCCGAAGAAGGCCTCCACGGCCGCGTTGCCGTTCAGGCCGACGACGGGAGCGAAGCTGGTGGTCGCGGTGCCGGTCACCAACACGCCGTTCTTGTCGATGGTCAGATCTGCCTGCGCCACGCCGAGATCCGACAGGTTGATCCCCGTCCAGGCCTCGATGGAGCTGGCGTTGATCTTGTAGCTGCCCTCGGCCTTCAAGAACGACTGCTCGATGTCACTGTTCAGGTAGCCAGCCACCTGCACGCTCTGATCGAAGGACACCGGAATCACCGGGGGCAGGCCGGTCTTGTCCGGAGCGATCTTGCCGCTGAAGTAGGCCCACTGCTCCTGGTCCGTGAGCTTGGCCACGACGGTGGCGCTGGCTACGGGGATGTCGAGCGTGATGGGGAGCTTCTTGTAGCCGAGAGACACCGCCAGGTCCGCGTTGGCGCCGAGTTGGATGCCGCCGGCGGGATCCACGAACACGCTCTTGCCGTCGTCGTTCGGGTCCACGTCGATGACGGTGTTACCGGAGATGCTGAGCGGGATCTTGGGACCGAGGGAGATGCCGCCCTCGAGCCACAGGTGACCGTTGAACGGCTTGGCTTGTTGCTCCACGCCCCAGGTGTTCGCCGGAGTGAAGGGAATGAGGCCCTGCCAGGACATCCCGATTCCGGCGTCGTCGATGGGAGACAGGCCGCCGAAGGAAAGCAAGTCACCCTTCACGAACAGGTAGGGGTCGAAGGGATCGATCACGATGGTGTTGCTGGTGCCACCCGGGACGCTCACCTTCGCAGTGCCCAGGTTCATGCCCAGCCCGGCCGAGAACGTGAGGTAGAAGTAGTGCCGGTCGTCCTGCATCGGCGCGTCGACGTTCTCGATGTTCTTGCCGAGGTCCCAACCGATGCTGGCGTACACCAGGTCGTCGAAGCTGGCGTTCTCGCCCAGGCCGAAGGCCGGAAACGGAACGCGGCAGGTGCCGCTCACGGACTGAAGTCCTTCGCCCTTGGCAGAGTCGTACTCGAGCTTGATGTGCGCTTCGGCGAGCAGCAGCTGTTGGCCCTTCGGCAGCTGAACCAAGAGCGAGCCGTCGATCTGAAAGCCGTTCTGCAAGGCCTTGACGTTCTTGGCCAAGGTCTTCAGCGCGACCGGGAGCTTGCCCTTGGGGTCGAGGGTGAAGCTCGCGAAGCCGTTCGGGGCGACGGCTCCGTCCTGTCCGGGGGTTGCGTTCGAGCCGCCGGCGCTGCCGCCCGTGCCAGCGCTCGCGCCAGCAGCACCGCCGCTGCCCGCGTTCGGGTCCTGACTCGCGCTGCAGCCGGTGCCGTCTACGGCCTCGCCGGCCGGCGTGTCGGGGCACAAGTCCTGATCGGTCGGAACGCCGTCGCCGTCGCCGTCCTGGCTCTCGCCGCAGCCTTGCGCGTCGGTCCACTCACCGGCGGCCGCTTCCGGGCACTTGTCC
It includes:
- a CDS encoding SBBP repeat-containing protein; this translates as MRAALLGLGIVVIAACGGGNNDNDNNHQGSGGKSTGGASSGGASSGGTSSGGTGGATGGTGGATGGTGGATGGTGGATGGSSGMDAGTDASAGSGGMAGSGGVAGADAGCLPWTGLPTHVPTWNKSFGTPLSDRAYAVVTDSSGNAFVAGVTDGTLGATSYGGSDAYVRKVSPSANELWTHQFGSTSGGNEDAYGIAMDWSGNVLVGGITAKGLTGASQGKFDGYVRKLTDGATAPTVAWTHQFGTSEDDYVLSVAADKYDNVYATGRTLGWLGDDDAGANAGSSDAYVRKLDGIGGVQWTHQFGTSAADQGYSVATDLIGSAYVTGYTEGDLAAPNAGGWDGFVSKVSPAGNELWTRQFGTAGADAGFGIVADVLGNVYVGGYVSGQVGCSSGGGADGFVRKYDSDGNELWTYQFGGPDFEQVLAITIGKGKVYAAGVRYDATTNLDSFVLALTTDGAPLWMQVLQNTAGKEYAQGVFPDLSGNVFVVGYEGTLNANQALIAKLAP
- a CDS encoding sel1 repeat family protein, encoding MTTYEQESNAPVVWTAIGLTAAAAIGIIFWLWWRSAHAGDLQALQDACKGGEQAACTELCSRVPPDVDACVKLGRDYSEGKNPDFIRAARYFDKACTAGSPEGCARIGRAQYNGKGVPRNVDAAAKSFETACGKGNQLGCAGLGHLLIFGRGGKGHDPKRGIQLAEGACKADEQRGCALLGLAYLNGLGVKRDAEKAREYFEASCKKGEERGCLGKAILLYQGQGGVERDAKKAFGIFEKACNGDLTDACAYVGMSYLTGVGAEQNTARGVRALEHACEDAPPAGCALLGELYSGGGSERPNPQKAISYFQRACDHGLPDGCAAVGRAMLVGAPGLPHDEKKGAKLVTDACESGSAHACTTLAMLEASGAGPIAHDPKKAVARAKDTCDQGFPPGCTLLGGMVMQGLDGKPDPDRATPLFKKGCEGGDGNGCGYLGAALIEGRGVSRDMDRGLEMLHTACEQMGSLQACSMRARALTLGAGGKGKVKEGVALAERLCQSGELSSCLLAGIAYIQGKGIKRDPKRGARFIVVACAAGFPSACELQKRLPPKVVEELQEEIKTAQTPAAAPPPVAAPPSLLGGAAPMQ
- a CDS encoding S1 RNA-binding domain-containing protein, translated to MTEVATYQAFAKSHPPDTQVQAVLKEKSALGFTVLVQGTELSGTIQMQDIGSDQDDRELRHKYTEPGETFRCFVKRVDASESKVLLTMIDPANDPWRRLPESLDVGSKVQAKVVGSSRNGYDLEIAKGVVGLLPISELAWDPKSAPGLKDDATVEVVIAEIARGDRRLVLSRRRLTRRPVRDFHSEDVEWERAVAAGATADEEARFRRRLWFDLLGAGVDASEPREPEGSDPRPQETLRISREGADGVVMEAEGAGQSVVLYRDGKVVGEAPFDRRFTAVTEVRRSTG